GTCCACGTTAGCCCACGACGAATGCACCGAGTGCCGAGACTTCGGCGTGAGGCAGTAAAACTGAAATCCCTTTTCCCACAGGAAATTTTTCGATTGCTGCGCCTGCGCCCACGGCAGCTTCACGTTGCGCACGGTGCGTTCGTCCCAATGTTCCGCATCGAGCGGGATGCCAAAGTCATTCGGGCGCACGAAGGGATTTGAGCTGATGATGACATTCGGCAGATACGGCGTTGCCTCCGGCCCTTCGCGGTGCACGATGAAGTTCTCGCCACATGCGAGCGCGGTCGGGTCGTCGGTGTAGGAGTTGAGACGGCCCGTCTCCGTGTAGAACGGGTAGCTGTCGTGCACCTGCTCGTAAAACGGCACCCGCGGGTAGCTGCGGAAGAGCATCAGCGCGCCGCCCGGCGGGCCGAACTTGCCGGCCATGATGTCGTCGAGGTGGTAGCCGGCGGTCGTCGTGCACGTGTCGAGCAGGCGCTGGATGTAAACGCGGCGCCGGCCTGTGTGCTCAAACTTGAAGTGATCGAAAAAGCGTTTGTCGCCCGTGACTTTCCCGAGCGCGGCGGCGATGCCCGCGAGAATCGCAAGGTCATCCTTCGAGTCGTAAAGCGGCTTGATGCCGCCTTTCCAGATTTGCAGGAAGGGATTCGAGCAGCTCGCCGTCATCTCCAAATCCTGGAACTCGACCCACGTGTTCGCGGGCAGGCCGAAGTCGGAATACTCCACGCTCGCCGTCATCTGAGTCTCGAGTGTGACGATGAGCTCGACGTTCGGGTTGACGTTCTTGATGACGCCGTAAGCCCACTTGGCGTTGTTGATGAGGTTGACGTTCGTCGTGAAGATCGCCTTCGTCGGCGACGGCATGTGCGTCTTGCCGGTGAACACTTTGCGGCCTTCCTTCGGCGTGTGGACGATGAGCGGGCGGTCGCCGTGGCTCCAATAAGCCGGCTCTTCATCCTTCGTGTAAGCGTGCGCGTGAACGTCGCGGCCGTGTGCCTTCGGGTCGAGGTTCTGCTTGAATGGGTCCTCGCCAATCCAGCCCTTGAAACCCGGCCCGGTGAGCTTCGAGCCTTGGAACAGCGCGGCCTTGTAGTTGCCCGCCCAGCCATGGCAGCCCGCGCCAGGCTTGCCGAGGTTGCCCGTGAGCATGATCGGCAGATACGCCGCGCGGTTTGCCTCGGTCGCATGGAACCAGTGGTTGATGCCTTCGCCCTGATGAATCGAGCACGGCTTGATGGTCGCGATGTCCTTCGCGAGTTGCTCGATCAACTCCTTCGGCGCGCTCGTGATTTCGCTGACCGTGTCGAGGTCGTAGTCCTTGAGGTGGATTTGATAAAGATTCCATGAAGTCGCGACCTCGACCTCGCTGCCGTCAGCGAGTTTCACGCGGCCTTTGAACTCGAGCTGCGGATCAATGCCCGTCTTTGCGAACGCTTCGCCGACCAGGTCGCGATGAACCGCCTTCGGCGAATGGGTCCTGGCATCCCACACCACGAAATCGCCGAGGTTCCTGTGCTGTTCGTCAGTGATGCCCTGGACCCTCTTGCTCGGACCGTCGGGCGATAGCGTGTTGGCGTAGTTCGGAAAAACTTCCGCCGCGCGCAAACGCTTGAGGTTGTCCGTGCGGATGAGCATCGGGAAATCGGTGAACCGCTTCACGAATGTCTCGTCATACCACTTGTTCTCCATCATCAGGCGCGTGACGCCGAGCCACAGCGCCGCGTCGGTGGCGGGGCGGACGGGAATCCAGTAGTCGGCCTTGGTCGAGGGCGCGCCGTATTCGGGCGCAATGACGACGATTTTCGCGCCGCGCTCCATGCACTCGATGAACCAGTGGGCGTCGGCCATTTTGTTTTCCACGAGGTTCTTGCCGTTCATGATGATGAGCTTCGAATTGCGGAGGTCGTTGAAGTCCGTCTCCGAATTCTGCAAGCCATGCACCCACGGATGGCCCGGCGCCTGGTCGCCGTGCCAGGTGTAGTTCGACCACGTGCGGCCGGCCTTCGCTTCCCCGGGCTTCACGCCGCGCACGTGGACATCGAGCAACGCGAGCGAGTTGCACAGGCGATACATCCCGTATTTGCCCATCACGCCCAGCAAGCCCATGCCGCCGCGCATCTTGATGGTGCGCGTGCCGGCGCCGCCCATGTCGTCAATCATCTCCTGCGGATAACCCTGCGCTTCGAGCAGCTTCGCGCCGGATTCGCCGGAGTAACGCTTCGCGACCGCGACCGTGCCGCGGGCGATGTAGTCGAACGCCTGCTCCCACGAGAGCCGGTCAAACTTGTCCGTGCCGCGGGAGTCGAACTTGTATTTCGTGCGCAGCTCCTTTGTCAGTTCAGGGAAACCGTCATCGGCCCAGCGCCGCCACCCGCGTCGAACGATGGGATGTTTCAGCCGGTAAGGTCCGTAGAGAATGCGGTGGAACGTGTAGCCCTTGGCGCAATGGCGGTTGCCCCAATTGGCCGAAGCCTTGTTGCCATAGAGGTCCGAGTAGGTGTGGATGTCATACTGCTCGCCGAGGCGGACGATGACGCCGTTGCGGACGTGCGCGGTGATGCGGCAGTTGTGCGTGTCGTTCGGCGCGCAGACCCACGAAAAGGCGCGGTCGTAGGCGTATTGATCGCGGTAGAGTTGCTCCCAGCCACGGTTCGGATAAGTCGAGAGCGGATTGCCGCCGACTTCCTGCGCTTGGAGAAACCGCAACGGCAGCATCTGCGCCGCCGCGATGCCCGCGCCCGCGAGGCCGCTGCGCTGGATGAAGTCGCGACGAGAAAGGAAACCGGTGCTCATGGTTCGAGGAGGAGTTGATACCAGTTGCTGATGACTTTGCGTCCATTGCGATCTCCCTGCTCACCATTCCACACCGCGAAGGACACGGGCACGGGCTGCTTCAGCCGGAGCTTCACATCCTCCGCGTCGGGTGAATTCAGTTCGCGCGTGAACAGGACGCTCCAATGCGCATCGCGCCAGATGCCTTTGCCCCGCACGTTCTGGCGCGCCAACGACTGCGACTTGAGCGTGCCGAAGCCGCGCGCGTTCGCGTCCTCGACCGGCGATGTGTGCGGAAGCGCGATGAGATTCTTCGCGGCTTCAGCCGTGTGGATGAGCGTGTTGGTTTGTGTGTAGAGGTCCACGTGCATCGAGGGATACTGCTCGCGAAGACCGTGCGGCCGGCCGTCGGCCTCCTGCTGCCAGCCCGCGCGCCAGAACCACAGATTCACCGGGTTGTCTTTGTCGCCCATGCCGAGGAACGGCGTCGTGCCGTTCATCGAAAACTGCAGCGCGATGCCGTCCTGGAAATCCTGCACACGCACCGGCGCTCCGTTGGCGATGTCGTCCCGCCACTGGCAAAGGATCGCGAGCCGACGGCCGTCGTGAAGCGCGGTCACGGCGACGGCGTAAATCGGCTTCGGCTCGGGCCAGAGCGGGTTGAGCGGGATGCGCACCGGGTCGAAGCGTTCCCACTGCGTGTCCGCCGGGTCGGTCGGCAGCTTCTTCACACGGCGCGCGCGGATGAAGGCGTCCTCGAGCTTGAGGATGTCGCGCACCTCGGCATCAGGCCGGCGCAGCGATCGGATGTAATGCACGAGCGCCCAGCGCTCTTCGGGCGACATGAGTTCGGGCCCGAACGGCGGCATCGGCGTGCCGGCCATGCCCGTGAGGATGCGCAGGTAAATGTCGCGGCCCGAGTGCCCGCCGCGGAACGGCGCGGTGTTGAAGTCACGAGGCAGCAGGGGAAACCCCTGCGAATCCTTTAGCGTCGCCGCGGTCGGCCCATCGCCCGCACCCGAATCGCCATGGCACGCGTTGCACGCGAACTTGATGAACAGGTCGCGCCCCGTCGCGACGGCGTTCGCGTCGGCGGGCGGTTCCGCGGGCACGACGGAGCGCGGCTTGAGCTCGCCCCTGCGCGCGGCCTCCTCGAAGCGGTTCACGCGCCGGCCCGCGGAGTCCGTAAACGCCGTGAGGTGTTTGATGCGGGCGACGAGCGCGTGGCGGTCGGCCTCGGGCAGGTGCGCGAAGCCCGGCATCGACGTGCCGGGCACGCCGCGCGTGATGGACTCGAGCAAGTCTTCATCCGTCGGTAGCGAGCCGTTCGGCGTGGACTGGATCTTGAACTGCCCCGCGCTGAAATCGCGTGGTCGCGGGAAGAGCCACACACTCGCAAGCCCTTTGCCGTCGCCGGTCGCGCCGTGACACGCCGCGCAATGAAGGTCGTAGGCGGCCTTGCCGCGATCAGGCGCGTTGTCAGGAGTGGCGCCGGAGCCACCCGCAGCAATCCCCAACATTGCGAGGGAGATGGGTGCGATTCCGGTGCGGACGCAGTGTCCGAAGCGCAGCGCCTTCATACGACGCCGCCATCAAGCCACGGACGCGCGGCGTGCGCTTATCCTCTCTTGCGCTTCCGTCGGCAGTTTTTGTCCGGCGGCTCAATTCGGCACGGGCGCGGGCGTCGGGTGGTGGCGCTTCGCTTTTTCCGCCACGTCGTCGTGCGGGGTGGGCTCGTATTCGTAGTCGTCGGGTTCGACGTAGTCCTTGCGCATCGGGTGGTCCTTGAACTCGTCCCACATCAGGATGCGCCGCAGGTCGGGATGGCCCTCGAACACGATGCCGTAGAGGTCGAAAATCTCGCGCTCCTGAAAGTCGCACGCGCGCCACAGCGGCGCGAGCGACGGCAGGCGCACATCGGCGCGATTCGCGGTGCGGACGCGCAGGATGAGTGGCCCGTGCTTGAGCGACATCGAGTAAAGGTGATACACGGACTCAAGGTAGCCGGGGATGGTCTTGTCGGTCGTCTCCTCGACCTCCTTCTCGACGCCATCCACGAGCTTCTTCACCTTGGTCTTGGTCTTCTCGACGCGGTCGAGCCAGTCCACGCCGGTGACGTTGGAGCAGTAATCGAGGCGCAACCGCTGGTCGTCGCGGAGGAACTGCGCGACGGCAAAGGCGTGTGCCGTGTCCACGAGCAACGAATGCTGCGCGCACGGGCTGTCGTTCCTCACGATGGACACCTGCGCGCCGGGCACGGCGGCTTCGATGCAGGTCTTGATTTGTTCGAGCGTCTCCATCAGCCGCGCGCCAACACCGCCGGTTTCCACACGCTGGAATTCATCGACGGCACGAGGTCGTGTTCGCCGAACTGCGGCACGGGAAATTCGCTGGGCGCGGCGGCGTCGGTGTGCCGGGCGCGGCCTTCGCCGGTGAGTTTCTGGACGTCGATCTTCCGCTGCAAGGTCATGAACGCGTGGATGAGCGCCTCGGGGCGCGGGGGGCAGCCGGGGATGTGGACGTCCACCGGGATGTAGCGGTCCACGCCCTTGAGGACGTTGTAGCCCTGCTTGAACGGCCCGCCTGAGATGGCGCACGCGCCCATGGCGATGACGTATTTGGGCTCGGGCATCTGGTTGTAGAGGCGCACGACCTGCGGGGCCATCTTCTTGGTGACGGTGCCGGCGACAATCATGAGGTCGGCCTGCCGCGGCGAGGGGCGGAACACCTCCGCGCCGAAGCGCGCAAGGTCATAGCGCGCCATGCTCGCGGCCATCATCTCAATGGCGCAGCACGCGAGCCCGAAGCCGAGCGGCCACACGGAGTTGCTGCGGCTCCAGTTGTGGAGCTCCTGCAGCGTCACGGTGAAGACGCCCTGCTTCTGCAATTCACTTCGGAGCCCGGAGTCCATCTTGTTTCAAGGCCTGCTCCTGATCTCCATCTCTCACTTCCACGTCAGCACGCCCTTCGCCCAGGCCCACACGAGCCCTTCGGCGAGCAGCAGCACGAACAGCATCATCGCCGCGAACGCGCCCACGCCGAGGTCGAGGAACGCCACCGCGAACGGCAGCAGGAACACCACCTCGACGTCGAACACGAGGAACACAATCGCGTAGAGGTAAAACTCCGAGCGGAACCGGATCCACGGGTCGCCCTTCGAGGCGAGGCCGCACTCGTAAGTGTCGTTCTTGTCGGGGCCGGGCTTCTGCGGCGAAAACGTCAGCGCCCAAAGCCGGGCAAGCGCGAGCGGCAGCAGCGGGAAGACGATCGCCACGACGAGAAAGACCGCGATGAACAGATACGGGCTCTGCAAGGTGGTGGCGGTGTTCATCAGCGGCCGCGACGCTAACGACCGTGCGGCGCGCCGTCAAGGAAGGCGGCCTTGAATTGGGGCGAACTCACTCCGGCTGGTGCCGGCGCAATCCGACGGACTGTGCGATGTCGTCGAACTCCTCGCGGCTCACTTCGCAAAGCTGCTTGCCGCGGCCGCGGAGCTTCTCGTTGATCTTGATGGCCTTTTCGGTCATGACTTCGTGCGTTTCCTTCGAGCCGCCGATCAAGGCGAAGTTCTCGCCCGTCGTGATGCGCTTGTGGCCGTCGGAGTCGAGCCCCACCCCGAGCATGAGAGCCTTGGGCGGTTGCGGTCGTTTCTTCTTGGGCGCGCCTGCCATGGGGGAAGCCTAGAGCGGGCGGACTGAACTGCAAGGCGCAACCGCCGGGGTCCTGCGGCGGTTCGCTTGCGTTGGTGTCCCGGCTGCGACTACGCTCGCGCGATGCGACTGCTCGACCGCTATCTGCTGCGCGAGTTGCTCGTTCCCCTCGGCCAGTGCCTGCTTGGGTTCTACATCTTCTGGGTCGCCTTCATGCTGTTCACGGAGATGGGGCAATTCCAGTCGCGCAAGACCGGGGCGGCAGACGTCGCGGCCTATTATGTGTTCAAGACGCCGGAGATGCTGCTCACGGTCGTGCCCGTCGCGCTCTTGCTCGCCGTGCTGCTGGCGCTGACGAACCACGCGCGTCACCACGAACTCGTGGCGATGCGCGCCGCGGGCATCGGCATCTGGCGGCTTGCCGCGCCCTGCCTCGGCACGGGCGCGGTGTTGAGCGCGGGGTTGCTCGCGTTGAGTGAATGGGTGGCGCCGCGGGCCGATGAACTGGCCGCGGAAATTTTCACGCCCGGTCAGGCCGGGCCGGCCGAGTCGCAATGGCATCCCCATCTTCACTTCGTCAACGAGCGCGAGGGCCGCACGTGGCGGGCGCGCAACTACAACAAGCTCTCGCACGAGATGCTTCATCCCGACGTCGAGTGGGCCCAGGCCGACGGCACGCGGCGCCAGCTTTTTGCCGAGCGCGCGTGGCGGACCAACGACGCGTGGGTCTTCGAGAACGTCCAGTTGTTCATCTGGACCACCGCGCAGCCGGACGTGCCGGCGCGCGCGCTCACAAACCGGCTCGTCGTGCGCGAGTTCGCCGAGTCGCCGCGCCTGATCCTGAGCGAGATCAAGATCGGCGCGATGGACAGTTATCGCATCTCGAAGAAGATCCGCTTCACGCTCGCGGAAATCGCGGACTACCAGCGGCTGCACCCGGAGCTTCGCGAGCCGAAACGGTCCGAACTGGCCACGCAATTCCACGCCCGGCTCGCCGCGCCGTGGACGTGCCTGGTCGTGGTGCTCGTCGCCCTGCCGTTTGGCGCGATGACCGGCCGGCGGAATGTGTTCGTCGGCGTGGCGGCGAGTGTGTTCATCGTGTTCGCGTTTTACATCCTCTCGCGGCTCGGGATGGCTGCGGGCACCGCGGGCCATGTGCCGCCCGTGCTTGCCGCGTGGGGTCCGCTTGTGCTCTTCGGCACGGTCGGCGCGTGGATGACGGCGCGCGTTCGTTGAGATTCAAATGCCTGGCAGCAGGTCGCGCGGACGGGTCGTTGCCCGATTGCGGGCCACTTTGAACCTTGAACTTTGAACCTTGAACTTTGAACGTCGGCTTTGATGAACGACGAGTTGTCCGCGTTGAGATTGCAGGTGGAGCGGCTCTCGCTGCTTCACCAAGTCAGCAACGTCATCCACTCGACGCTCGACTCGCGCGAGGCGCTCGGGCTGTTGCTGCGCGAGGCGGTGAGCCTCACGCGCGCCACGAGCGGCTCGGTCGTGCTGCTCAATCCCACCACGGGGCTGATGGAAATCGAGGCGTCGCACGGACTGCCGGCAGACGCGGCGGGGCTGCGCTTTCGCATCGGCATGGGGCTCACCGGATGGGTCGCCCGCACGGGCCAGCCGGTGCGCGTCGGTGATGTCGGGCGCGACCCGCGGTATTTGCGGGTGGACTCGCGCGCGCGCTCGGAACTGGCGGTGCCGCTGCCCAGCGCGGGCGATGCGCGGGGCGTGCTCAACCTCGAGTCGGACAGGCCCGACGCGTTCTCAGCCGGCGACCAGGCGTTGCTCGAGGAGCTCGCCACCCAGGCGGCGCGTGTCATTCACAACACGTGGCTTTACGAGCAGCTCCGGCTCAAGGCGCGGCTCTTCGAAGGGCTGTTCAGCGTCGGCCAGGCGATCAACTCCACGCTCGACCTCGACGAGGCGCTCGGCACGATCACGCGCGAGGCCGCCACGCTCATGGACGCGCGCGTGTGCTCGCTTCATCTGCTCGATGAGTCCCGGCAATGGCTCGACCTGCGCGCGAGCCACGGTGCGGGCCGCGCCTATTTGCGCAAACCCCGCCTGTCCGCCGAGGAAAGCCTGCCCGGCGTCGTGGTCCGCCGCAAGAAACCGCAGCAGATCGGGGACGTGCAGGTGTCGGCGCGTTACCAGCACGCGGACGCCGCGCGGCGCGAGGGCCTCGTCTCCCTGCTGAGCGTGCCGCTGCTGTTCAGCGGGCACGCGACGGGATCGCTGAGCGTTTACAAGGACCGGCCGCACACGTTTTCCAACGAGGAGGTGCGCATCCTTTCCGCGCTCGCGGACCTCTCGGCCATCGCCATCGAGAAGGCACGGCTTTACGAGCGCATCGTGGACGTCGAGGAGCAGCTCCGGCAGAACGAGAAATTCTCCGCGCTCGGGCTGCTTGCCGCCGAGGTCGCTCACGAGATTCGGAATCCGCTCACGGTGATGAAGATGCTCTATCACTCGCTGGACCTGCGCTTCGAGGCGGCGGACCCGCGCGCCGAGGACGTCCGCATCATGGGCGCGAAGATGGAGCACCTGAACCGCATCGTGGAGCAGGTGCTGGACTTCGCGCGCAGCACCGAGCCGCAGCTTGCGCCCGTGGATGTAAACCAGTTGCTCGACGACCTCGGCCTGCTCACGCGCCACAAACTCGCGCATCAAGGCATCGTGCTTGTTCGAAAGCTCGGCCCGGCGCTGCCGCCCGTCCCCGCGGACGCCACGCAACTTGAGCAGGCCTTCCTGAACCTCACGCTCAACGCGGTCGAGGCCATGCCCACGGGCGGCCGGCTCACGCTCACGACGCGACTGGCCCGCACACCGCGCTCGCACGATCCGCCCGCGCACGTCGAGATCGAGTTCAAGGACACGGGCGGAGGGATGAACGAGGAACAACGGAAGCGCGCGTTCAGCTCGTTGCTCAACACCACGAAAGCGCGCGGCACGGGACTCGGACTCGCCATCGTGCGCCGCGTCGTCGAGACGCATCGCGGCAAGGTGCACATCGCATCCCGCGCCGGGCGTGGCACGACGATCACGGTGTTGCTGCCGTTGTGAGAGGAGGACGACTGGATCGGCGGACGGCGCTACGCCTTGTTCAGCGCCTTCAGGTGGGTGATGCGGAAGCGTGCGCCGCGGGGTTCGTTGGCGAGGCATTCGATGCTCCAGCCGTGCGCGGACACGATCTGCTGCACGACGGCGAGGCCGAGGCCGGTGCCTTCCTTGTGCGAGGTGAAGTAGGGCTTGAAGATTTCGGCGCGGTTCTGCAGGGGGACGCCGGGGCCGTTGTCGACC
This Verrucomicrobiota bacterium DNA region includes the following protein-coding sequences:
- a CDS encoding twin-arginine translocation signal domain-containing protein gives rise to the protein MSTGFLSRRDFIQRSGLAGAGIAAAQMLPLRFLQAQEVGGNPLSTYPNRGWEQLYRDQYAYDRAFSWVCAPNDTHNCRITAHVRNGVIVRLGEQYDIHTYSDLYGNKASANWGNRHCAKGYTFHRILYGPYRLKHPIVRRGWRRWADDGFPELTKELRTKYKFDSRGTDKFDRLSWEQAFDYIARGTVAVAKRYSGESGAKLLEAQGYPQEMIDDMGGAGTRTIKMRGGMGLLGVMGKYGMYRLCNSLALLDVHVRGVKPGEAKAGRTWSNYTWHGDQAPGHPWVHGLQNSETDFNDLRNSKLIIMNGKNLVENKMADAHWFIECMERGAKIVVIAPEYGAPSTKADYWIPVRPATDAALWLGVTRLMMENKWYDETFVKRFTDFPMLIRTDNLKRLRAAEVFPNYANTLSPDGPSKRVQGITDEQHRNLGDFVVWDARTHSPKAVHRDLVGEAFAKTGIDPQLEFKGRVKLADGSEVEVATSWNLYQIHLKDYDLDTVSEITSAPKELIEQLAKDIATIKPCSIHQGEGINHWFHATEANRAAYLPIMLTGNLGKPGAGCHGWAGNYKAALFQGSKLTGPGFKGWIGEDPFKQNLDPKAHGRDVHAHAYTKDEEPAYWSHGDRPLIVHTPKEGRKVFTGKTHMPSPTKAIFTTNVNLINNAKWAYGVIKNVNPNVELIVTLETQMTASVEYSDFGLPANTWVEFQDLEMTASCSNPFLQIWKGGIKPLYDSKDDLAILAGIAAALGKVTGDKRFFDHFKFEHTGRRRVYIQRLLDTCTTTAGYHLDDIMAGKFGPPGGALMLFRSYPRVPFYEQVHDSYPFYTETGRLNSYTDDPTALACGENFIVHREGPEATPYLPNVIISSNPFVRPNDFGIPLDAEHWDERTVRNVKLPWAQAQQSKNFLWEKGFQFYCLTPKSRHSVHSSWANVDWHLIWNSNFGDPYRLDKRLPNVGEHQLHMNPQAARDLGLKDGDYVYVDANPADRPYLGATPSDPFYKVSRCMLRLTFNAAYPYHVVMMKHGSFIATEKTVKAQQTRPDGLSLTDEGYISNFRFGSQQSITRNWHMPMHQTDTLFHKAKVNMSFIFGGEADNHAVNTVPKECLVRVTKAEDGGLNARGPWKPGTEGTSPGGENDKMNKYLAGGFATGGGGASFE
- a CDS encoding c-type cytochrome, with the translated sequence MKALRFGHCVRTGIAPISLAMLGIAAGGSGATPDNAPDRGKAAYDLHCAACHGATGDGKGLASVWLFPRPRDFSAGQFKIQSTPNGSLPTDEDLLESITRGVPGTSMPGFAHLPEADRHALVARIKHLTAFTDSAGRRVNRFEEAARRGELKPRSVVPAEPPADANAVATGRDLFIKFACNACHGDSGAGDGPTAATLKDSQGFPLLPRDFNTAPFRGGHSGRDIYLRILTGMAGTPMPPFGPELMSPEERWALVHYIRSLRRPDAEVRDILKLEDAFIRARRVKKLPTDPADTQWERFDPVRIPLNPLWPEPKPIYAVAVTALHDGRRLAILCQWRDDIANGAPVRVQDFQDGIALQFSMNGTTPFLGMGDKDNPVNLWFWRAGWQQEADGRPHGLREQYPSMHVDLYTQTNTLIHTAEAAKNLIALPHTSPVEDANARGFGTLKSQSLARQNVRGKGIWRDAHWSVLFTRELNSPDAEDVKLRLKQPVPVSFAVWNGEQGDRNGRKVISNWYQLLLEP
- a CDS encoding NADH-quinone oxidoreductase subunit C, coding for METLEQIKTCIEAAVPGAQVSIVRNDSPCAQHSLLVDTAHAFAVAQFLRDDQRLRLDYCSNVTGVDWLDRVEKTKTKVKKLVDGVEKEVEETTDKTIPGYLESVYHLYSMSLKHGPLILRVRTANRADVRLPSLAPLWRACDFQEREIFDLYGIVFEGHPDLRRILMWDEFKDHPMRKDYVEPDDYEYEPTPHDDVAEKAKRHHPTPAPVPN
- a CDS encoding NADH-quinone oxidoreductase subunit B encodes the protein MDSGLRSELQKQGVFTVTLQELHNWSRSNSVWPLGFGLACCAIEMMAASMARYDLARFGAEVFRPSPRQADLMIVAGTVTKKMAPQVVRLYNQMPEPKYVIAMGACAISGGPFKQGYNVLKGVDRYIPVDVHIPGCPPRPEALIHAFMTLQRKIDVQKLTGEGRARHTDAAAPSEFPVPQFGEHDLVPSMNSSVWKPAVLARG
- a CDS encoding NADH-quinone oxidoreductase subunit A encodes the protein MNTATTLQSPYLFIAVFLVVAIVFPLLPLALARLWALTFSPQKPGPDKNDTYECGLASKGDPWIRFRSEFYLYAIVFLVFDVEVVFLLPFAVAFLDLGVGAFAAMMLFVLLLAEGLVWAWAKGVLTWK
- a CDS encoding YjgP/YjgQ family permease, with translation MRLLDRYLLRELLVPLGQCLLGFYIFWVAFMLFTEMGQFQSRKTGAADVAAYYVFKTPEMLLTVVPVALLLAVLLALTNHARHHELVAMRAAGIGIWRLAAPCLGTGAVLSAGLLALSEWVAPRADELAAEIFTPGQAGPAESQWHPHLHFVNEREGRTWRARNYNKLSHEMLHPDVEWAQADGTRRQLFAERAWRTNDAWVFENVQLFIWTTAQPDVPARALTNRLVVREFAESPRLILSEIKIGAMDSYRISKKIRFTLAEIADYQRLHPELREPKRSELATQFHARLAAPWTCLVVVLVALPFGAMTGRRNVFVGVAASVFIVFAFYILSRLGMAAGTAGHVPPVLAAWGPLVLFGTVGAWMTARVR
- a CDS encoding GAF domain-containing protein; protein product: MNDELSALRLQVERLSLLHQVSNVIHSTLDSREALGLLLREAVSLTRATSGSVVLLNPTTGLMEIEASHGLPADAAGLRFRIGMGLTGWVARTGQPVRVGDVGRDPRYLRVDSRARSELAVPLPSAGDARGVLNLESDRPDAFSAGDQALLEELATQAARVIHNTWLYEQLRLKARLFEGLFSVGQAINSTLDLDEALGTITREAATLMDARVCSLHLLDESRQWLDLRASHGAGRAYLRKPRLSAEESLPGVVVRRKKPQQIGDVQVSARYQHADAARREGLVSLLSVPLLFSGHATGSLSVYKDRPHTFSNEEVRILSALADLSAIAIEKARLYERIVDVEEQLRQNEKFSALGLLAAEVAHEIRNPLTVMKMLYHSLDLRFEAADPRAEDVRIMGAKMEHLNRIVEQVLDFARSTEPQLAPVDVNQLLDDLGLLTRHKLAHQGIVLVRKLGPALPPVPADATQLEQAFLNLTLNAVEAMPTGGRLTLTTRLARTPRSHDPPAHVEIEFKDTGGGMNEEQRKRAFSSLLNTTKARGTGLGLAIVRRVVETHRGKVHIASRAGRGTTITVLLPL